The Notolabrus celidotus isolate fNotCel1 chromosome 6, fNotCel1.pri, whole genome shotgun sequence nucleotide sequence CAGGGGCTGAAAACTGCTTCCCTCTTTaagaaatgcaaacaaacactgagagcTTTAATCAGTAAGGTTGTATAGCATAAAGCTAGAAAAAAAGCTGAAAGACACTTGGAAACTTTCTGGTGCTCAGGGGTACTGCAGTCTATGGCAACAATTATCTGTTTATTTCTACCTTTCATATTCAACACATGCTTTTGATcattattaaacattttgaGACATATTCTTGatcaaagttttaaaataattttactgcagaaaaacacacctaaaaacttaaataaattgGCCCGGTGATATATATTAAATCATACCTACATTCCAATATTATAAACAGCCCTACATTTAGACAATGAGACTATAGTCGGACAGTAAAACAACAGGTTTTGTTATATATACATgtgtatataaaataaaaactacaatGTAAGTCAAATGGAtacaagaagaaagaagaatttGCATTTTGTCTCACGCTTTATCCACCTATGAGAATACATTACCTATAAAAATGTCCACGCAACTAGTCCTCCACCCAACAGGACCTTGTCTTTGCTCCATTCCAAAAGCACTTGCATTAATCTTTTGTAATAACACTTCACTTCTCTTGCTCGTCTATGCATGTTGGAATTGTGTTTATCTTTTCAAACGCTTAGAGAAGTAATTCACGGACAGTCATTCACTCAGACTAACCTGCCACAATGCAGCTCCACTACAAATCAAAGCCTCTTAATGACGCCATTCTTTTGATGCTGAATTTCAACCATTCCTAACTCTTTTGGGAGCTTTTGGCACATTTGATTAGgagattagaaaaaaaaaagaaaattgggagaagaaaaaatgaaggaaagCAGCTTTGTGGGGTGTTTACAGACAATTGTGCACACTGACAGAGGGCAGGGTGTGTGGCCTTGGTCTTCAAGTGCTACTTCACAGTCACACTCACATGTTTGGCAGGATTGAAGCTCTGATCTGCTTAGATCAGTGGACAGACAAAAAAATCTATTCTGTTGAGCCACATTTCAAAGCTGGAATACCCTACAGCCTACGTAAAGTTATGAGTCTATATTATGTCACGTCAGAGGAATTCAAGAAGGCTTAGACAGAATGTTAGAGCTGCTAAACAGAGCTGTGATTAGAATAAAGCATCAAACTAACACCTTTTTTAGAAACCTCTGGAGACCCACACTAGCACTCCCATGATCCAGCAGCACTGGGTCCTGACCCACTGTGTGGTCTGATCAGTCGACCTCAATTTGCACTTCAGATTCAAGCAAAAAGGCTTTCACAACAAGTCGAAGTTTAAAGTTGTTGGTGGATGGAGTGTGGATATGTGGTGTGCAATCTGTTATGAACTAAGATAAATGAAAGCGTtctgtccatagactgtataatacataaatgtagtctcagtgacctcacccattggtttctgaagtgaAAATTGatcgccatatttgaaatgctaaaTCAACTGAGTTTTTGGTCGACctagcaaagaggtggagttaaggGGATTCTTTTGCCTCCTCGCTACAATTTGCCGGCCTGTCAGTCAGGTCAGCTCCTCATTACGCAAAACTCGTAACCATAATATCCTCAAAAGTAGATAGTTATAAAAGTTATAAATTAGTTATGAAATACTTCACCCCTGAATCTAATAAGCCACGCCCCCAATGCTTATGAGTACACAAATAACAAATGGAAGAATTTCTACTGACAGAACTATTTGATAAATGTAGGATCATTCAACCATGCATTGACAGGAGCGTCTTGTCCTTGGAGGCCACCATTGCTTATGGGACTTTACCAATAATTAATCTAGAATGTGACTGCTAAATGTGGCTCAATATTCCCATTTCGACAAATTGAACCTTCAGGGAATGGATGAAAAAGTTCTGTTCATCAATTTCTATTGGATCCAGTTTTTTTGgcttctaaatgtattttctgttgCCAACTCTGTGTTTCACAGACCAgctcatacatttaaaaacagaggttcatggaaaataaagtatatacattTTTGTACACTGAAtactggcttttattttgaatagaATACATGGTTGCTGTGTTTCGTGGTTCAGTTAAATAATAAACCTAATTGCACAGTTTAAATCTTGAATGACTGGAGATTTTGACAGTGAGTACTTTGTCTGTTTGAACTCAGTAACTTTAGtattctgaaaaaaaataattggaggattttgttgattttgattatttatgtacatacttttcttttaaatgtgaagacttatttattgaaatacaaaacaaaaatctgctCAAAATGTACTCAATACTCCTACTATGGTATTCTTTAAAGTCTTAATTACCTTGACAGGTTCCTGCAGTATTCAAAAGTTCCTCTATGGAATGACATTTTAAGAAAGTTAAGATGACTATACAGAAACTGTTATACTCAGGGAGGAGTTCTTTGGAACCTTGGTAGCTGATCAACATTGACTGGTTTGACTTTATTGCCtgtgagttagtgaacaggtacacactgaaactgaaaaagcCATGGTGATGGTGTCAAGGAAGAGCAACAGTTGACCACATGAGGGAGCACTGAGTGCACTGATTAATAACAGCCACGTGTTCAACTTAGTATTCTTCAGAGAGCCACACTGCAACACTGTTTAAGAACAAGCTGACAGAACCTTTCTGACTTTTAATAAAACAGACTGTATGgttaaagacatgcagcaactTTAAGTTATCAGTTATCAGTTATCAAACTTGTTACTGAGAGTCTCActgtgtctcagtctgcagttcCTTGAATAATGTCTTTGATACTCTGTGTGTCAGCCTGCAGTGCTTCGCTGTGGGGGTCAATCTTTAGAGCAGCTTGGTAGTCTTGCAGCCCTGCGGACACATGACAGCATGGAGAAGATGGACActtagttattttaaaaaacatgccATCATGAAACATTCTAACTCTTCCAACAGAGCTAcataaataatgtgtttttatcattCAAATCACATTATGGATAACAAAGACTAACTGTTGCTGTTCAGACCTTCTGCATAGAGCTCCAGCTGGCAGAAAGCAGATCCTCTGCGGACATGAACTCTGGTTCTGGCAGCTGCGTTTGCAGCGACTGGTGGAGTCAACAGATCAAGGGCCTGTAGAGAAACAGGAtctttactccactacattacATTAAAGCTGTAGAGTAGCTAAACTTATATcttcagagatttaaaagacaCACTAAAAATTCTTGCACAGTAGAAACTAAATGGAAGAGATGTAATAAACAGGGCATTGTATGGAAATGTTTGTGCATATGCAGATTACAGCTTCATTTATTACCCAGATAACACAGATAGTGTAAAGCTACTGACCTGAGAGGAGTCCTCAACGGCCTTGTGTAGGTTTCTTAACTTCAGATGACATGCAGCCCTGTTTGAAAACAGAGCTGGGATCTTCTTGTTGAGCCTGATAGCCAGGCTGTATGCGTTCACTGCCCCGAGGTAGTCCCCAGTGGCAAAACATTTGCTGACAGAAGTTCATTTAGTTATTCCATGGTATTAAAAACTCCACAGTATTTATAAAAAGATCTAAAGTCAGACTTGACTTACTCTCCTTTATCCTTTAACCAGTCTgggttcctctgctcctccttcaggTCTGTCAGCTCCTCTACATCCGAATTTGATGCACGCCTTGATTCAGCTTGTCTTTGAAGCCACTGGTTGGTTCAAATAAAAAGTGGAATTAATTCCTTCACCTCCTGTTTTTTCAAACATGGGCCTTATTTTTCACATGATTTGGAGTCCAAATGACATATAGCATAAAAAGTTATCAGATTGCTCTAGTAGCCTCTCAGTGTCATATACAAGCAGTTGATGCTTTGTAATTGACTGCAATTACAGCACAATTCACAGTTAAAGGCTGATGTTATCTACTTGAGCAATACCATGACTATTCATTTAGGATATTGATGCAAATCATGTAAAAAGAAAGGGCACAAGTCTAAAATGGCAAATTAACCTTCAATGTATGGATCACTATAGTCCTATGACTTGTTTTGCCTTGCAGTTCTCAGCGTCCTTCTTTCAACCTGTTGGGATGATTCCCTGTGATCCTTGCAGGTTTAACAAGTATGTGTACTTCTCTTGCTACTATGTCTgagttgctgcaacaaccaaattcCCTCAGGGggtcaataaagtattatcttatcttatctaaagcAAACTTTGAACTGTGCTGCACATTTGAATTTCATACCTACCACATTGTGCTCATTGTGTAGCTGTAAAGGGTAAGTATGCAGATAGTAGAAAGAGATAAGACACtctcacctcttcctcctcttgaaCCCTTGATTCCCTGAGGGCTGTTGGGAAAACTCGAGGAGTAAATGTGACTTGAATGTTTCCAGCAGTTCTTGGGGCAGGCAGGTCCACTTGCTTTTTCTTGCTGTCTTTTGCGCTGTTGCTTCTTGGATCTAAATGCAGGAATATTTTAATTCACATACTAAAGTCAAGCAGTGTAGCAGCTTATGTGACCACACTGCAAATATACCTACTCTGTTTGACCTTCACTCCACTTGAACACTGTTTTGTCCCAGCTTTCGCTTTGTCATGactttctctctgactctggagTTTAAGTtgggtttcttcttcttctaactcTTGTCTCTTCCTCAGCTGCCACACTGCCAGCTCTGCTGTGGTTCTCTCTCGCTCAGTGTCCTTCATTTTTTGGATACCGtctctttcctccttttcaAGCTGAAAACAATTAATAAGTGTGTTATATGTGTTATATGAGATCTTAAACATCTGAAAACAGATTTCTAACAGTTTATTATTGGATCACTGAATATGTTACCTTCATCATCGTCTCCAGTGC carries:
- the dnaaf4 gene encoding dynein assembly factor 4, axonemal, producing MPLLVTDFSWTQTESMVYISVPLKGATAGKVDILSTDEYIKVHYPPYLFEAFLFEPVDDASSTARVGNGAAVISLPKKTPKLWEHLMIDTNDKETKKGIRERALWRYQEKLSSESKSKAEKQHAEKKYALETMMKLEKEERDGIQKMKDTERERTTAELAVWQLRKRQELEEEETQLKLQSQRESHDKAKAGTKQCSSGVKVKQNPRSNSAKDSKKKQVDLPAPRTAGNIQVTFTPRVFPTALRESRVQEEEEWLQRQAESRRASNSDVEELTDLKEEQRNPDWLKDKGDKCFATGDYLGAVNAYSLAIRLNKKIPALFSNRAACHLKLRNLHKAVEDSSQALDLLTPPVAANAAARTRVHVRRGSAFCQLELYAEGLQDYQAALKIDPHSEALQADTQSIKDIIQGTAD